CGCACGTGGGGGCAGTGGAGCCCCGAGCGTGGCGCGTTGGTGCCGGGGACGGTCATCTTCAGCGCCCACAAGCCCGCCTGACCTGCGGCCCGTTTGTGCTGGCTCTGGGCCGTGTAGGGGGCACAAACCTGCCGCAGATCGCGGCCGGTGTCACCTCGTCGGTTACGGTGACGCACGGACAAGCAGGCTCAAGGGATCAGACTGATGACCGACCCACAGGAGTCGATACTGCCGCCGCTCGACGATGGCGACATCTATATCTACGCTCACAGCAACGGTGGTATCAGCCTCATCCGAAGCGGCGGCGATCTTCGCGCCGTGACCCTCGCTGGTGCTCTCCTGGCCGCTCGGGCAACGCACGAGTCGGGCGATCGCGTCTTTGTCGGCGGCGACAACGCGCCGCTCTCGATCGACGTCATCCAAGTGCTGCGTTCACTCGGATGGCCCCTGGAGCTGTTCGGCGCACCGGCGCGGCCGCAGCACTGGCCAGGGGGCAAGACGGCCGTGATGACGGCCACCGAGGCCGGCGCAGAGGACATCTTGGATGATCTGATCGCTCGGGGAGCAGATGTGCACCGCGCGGACTCGATGGGCTCGACCGCACTGCACCACGCAGCAGCGGCAGGGAACTCCGCGGCCGTCGACGCGCTCATCGCCGCTGGTGCGCGCGTGGACCTGCCCAACGGCAAGGGCGCGACCCCGCTGCATATCGCCTCAACCCTGGGCCACCGCGAAGCTGCTGAGAGGCTTCGCTATCACGGAGCATACGAGCCGTCGGCGCCCCTGCACAGCACGTCGACGACCACTTCGAGCTCTGACAAGCTGTTCTCACGCATGCACTTCCTGGTGCTGTATGTCTGGCTTGTCCCGCTGATAGTGGCCGCGCTGGTGCTGATCCTCGCCTGGCCGCCAGAAGTTCAGGACTCTGTCGCCATCACGATGCTCCTCCTTCTGCCCTGGATCGCGGTTGCCCCACCACTCGCGTTCTGGCGTGGCGGAGTTCCCCGCCGCATCGACGGCTCGGCGCTCATGCTGCGCACCCTCATCGGTCGGCGGCGTGTGGTGGACCTCGATCAGGTGACCTTCATCGCCGCCGGCGGGTCGCCGCACCGGCGCCGGCGTAATACCGGCGGATGGTTACTGCTGGGGCTCGCAGAGGGTGCGTCGATCTCTCGCCGGTCACTGCGCCGCCTGTTCATCCCGGATGGGGACCGTGACGCAGTCGCCGCCGCGGTCGATCGCGCCGTCGTCGTGGTTCTCCACGGCCCGAACCGCGAGGAGGTCTTGCTGCCGATCGCCACGATTGCTGCACGGCGCGGCACACGAGTTACACCAACCGTGCGCCGGCTGTTCGCCGCCTCAGGCCGAGGGTCTGGATAAGTAGGCAGACGCGCTCAGACGGGGGTCGCGCCGAACCCGCTCGATGGCGCCGCAGGCGGCGCACTCGCCGACTCCGGTGGCTGGTTCATCCGCTCCTTGCCAGCTGCCGCGATCGAGCCGAGGGCTCCGAACGCGAGCAGCAGGTAGCCGAGCGGGATGAGCCAGCCGTAGAAGCGGAACGAGACCGCATCGGTGCTCGACAGCATCAGCCAGATCGACAGCCCGAGCCCAACCAGCGCCAGCACGGCCCCAATGATCGCGACCCGCCACACGCGCTGGCGGACGGCAAGGAACGCGAAGATCAGCATGAGTACGGCGATGACGATCGCGGCATAGAACGCGATCGTCTCCCCTTGCTGGCGGGCCTGCGTCGGAGACCACATCCGCCACGCGATCCAGCCGAGAAGCCCCGCGAGTACGACGTAACCGAGTACGGCGATCCAGCGGTTGGCGCGCGAGTTGAACATCGCGAACAAAGTGGTGGCCGCCAGCAGACCGCCCAGCGCGGCGTACCCCGCGATCGCGTAGTAACCGAGCACCGTCGGCAGCCCCAGGTTGTCCGATGCGGCGTACACCGCCTGGCCGAGCTCGATCGACGCGAGCGTGTTGCCGCCGGCGTCGGCGTAGGGAAGCACGAACGCGGTGAGCGCGAGAAGCCCCGCACCGAGCCAGGTCAGCAGGAACGCGATGAGCACCATGGCCCCATCCTCCCTGGTCCGTTGCCGCTCTGCCACCGCGAGATCTGTGGAGCACCTGTCTGAGGCGCGGAGTCGGTCGTTATCGTGATGGCGGCTACTACCCCGCTTCGGATTGCAGCCCTGACCACAGTTTTAGATGGAGGATCCATGCGAAAGTCGCTTCTCGTCGTATCCGCCGCGCTGCTCGCAGTCACCGCTGCCTGCTCGTCGGATATCAGCGACGTCGCCGACCAGGCATCAAGCGCGCCGTCGAACGGTTCCTCTGCGACGCTGTCGGGCGATTCGGTCGACACGCTGGTCAGCGCCGTCGAAGAGGAAGGTCGGGACTGCGTCGCCGTCGAAAACCCGACGAACATGCGTGTCTGCATTGGCGACAACATGTTTTTGCCAGTCCTCTACGTCTTCAACGACGACGAGGGGAATCCCGAGCGAGTGTTCGCCGTCGATGACACCGGCACGTACGGCCCCGTCCTGAACCTTATCGTCGAGAACCTCCTGCCGGACGTCCCGGCGCAGGAACGCACCGACGCACTTGCCGACGACAAGGTGACCGAGTTCGGGGATGTTGCGGTCAAGGGCGGCGACGAGTACGTCGTCATCGCCGCCGACCCGGCGTTGGCCGAGGAGCCGTTCCCACAACTGCCTCAGCTCGACGGTGATGCGGTCGCGCAGTCGCTCCAACAGACCTTGGGCCTGCAGTGCAAGGGGACGGCGCCGGACCACAACTGCAACGGGCCCGGCGGCGAGGCCAACATCGGCCCCGTCAGCGGTCCCGACAGCCCAGTGACGATGATGGCGCTCGTTGATGTAACTACCGAGGGCGAGTACTTCGGTGGCGTACCGGAGTTCTTCGAAGCGGCCGGCATCCCCCTTACCGAGCAGTCGATAACGGATATCGCCGAGTGCCAACCGAAGGCCGACATGTGCACGCCAACTGCCGTCACCGAAAGCGGACTGCTCACCCGGCTAATGCCGAACTTTGAGATGACGCAAGTCGACGTCTTCCCGATGCCGACCTTCGAGTAAGCCCCGCATGAGCGTTCTCCTGCGGCTCTTGAACCTACCGCTCGTCCTGGTCGCCGTCTTGGTCGCGGGGCTGACAGGGTGTTCGTCGACGGATGGAGGTTCGTCGACCGAGGTGTCGGGTGATCTCTCTGCGGCGGCGGTAGACGAGCTCATCGGTGCTCTCGAGGCGGACGACAAGGTTTGCCTCGAGACGCAAACTCCGAGCAACCTGCGCACGTGTATCGACGGCCAGCTCTCGTCGAGCTTCCTATACGTGTTCTATGACGACAAAGGTCAGCCCGAGCGGGTCTTCGCGGCGAGTGTGGTTTACGGCCAGTACCGTGACGTGGCCGCCAAGGCGCTGCTCCCCGACGTGCCCTCGTCGGACCTCGACGAGGCCATGATGGACGAGGGCGTCACCGAGTTCGGGGAGGTCGCGGTGAAGGGCGGAGTCGACTACGTGGTGTTCGCGCGGGACCCTGCCTCAGCCGAGGAGCCGTTTCCCGAGATGCCGCAGCTCGACGGGGATGCCACCGCAGCAGCACTCGAGCAGGCCTACGGCATCCAGTGCGAGGGGACCGCTCCGGAGCACGACTGCGCGGCGAGCGGGGTGATGGCCACGATCGGACCAGAAGCATCGATCGTCGATGACGATCCTCCGATCGCGATGACCGTCAAGATCGAGCAGGAGTACTCCGGCGATACCAAGATCGCCGGTGTGCCGGAGTTCTTCGCGGCTGCGGGAATGCCGCTCTCGGAGGAGTCGATGCAGCTCATCACCGACTGCGACGCCGCGAGCACCCTCTGCAAACCAACCTTCGTGAACGGCGACGGGCTGCTGGTTCGAATCGACCCGAGCAACCTCGGCACGAAGATCGAAGTCGGCCCGCTGGTCCCGGTCTCATAGCGACGCCGATCGGCCCTAGTGCGGCCGGGTGCGGAGCAGACTCCAGCTCCCTTGTATGACCAGCGCGTCGGCGTACTCCTCGCTCATCCGCGCGCCTCTAGATTCGGCGAGGTCCGGTGGCGCTCGACGATCACGAGGATCGCGCCCGCCAGCAGGAGTAGGTACGAAATCGGCATCAGCCAGGCCCAGGCAAGGAAGGTGTATTCGGCACCCGTCGCATTGTCGATCAGCACGGCCAGCGACCCCAACAGCCCCCATGCGGCGGCGGCAAGGACAAGCCAGGCAGTCCAGGCCGTCCATCGCTTGAACACCAGTAACAGCAACACGAGCCCGACGATCAGGAAGATCGTTAACGACGCGACAATATCGGCGATCGGACGCGGCGTGTCGTCCGCGAACTGATTGATCAGGCCGCCGGTGACGAGCGTAAACACCAGTACGCCAATGAGGATCATCGCGACCTTGCGCAGGGGTTCGGCGTACGCCCAGCACACCAGGCCCAGCAACCCACTCGCGACGGCCGCAATGATCCATCCGCCGTCAAGAAAAACCCCCGACAAACCTGCCCTCGAATACCGACCAGGCTGGGCAAACTCGGCGAAATGCCTCGAGTCCGAACCAAGCACACCGGCCTCGATCCACGGCAGGACCGCGGTCGACACGAACATCAGCACGACACCGACGACGAGCAGTCCGGCGGCCAGCCACTGCCGCTTGATCGACGGGCGAGCTCGCACCGGACTTGCACCACTGCTCACGCCCGCGCCTGACGGCTGATACATCGGCGTACGCCTCTCGGGTTCGTTGAACCGGTCGCTGACCGGCGCGTTTGCCGACAGATGCTAGTGGGCGGCGTCCTCCCAGTTGGGACCGACACCGACCGAGACCTCCATCGGTACGTCGAGGTCGGCGGCCGCGGCCATCTGCTCGTGCACAATCGCCTCGACCTGCTCGCGCTCACCGGGCGCGATCTCCAGCACGAGTTCGTCGTGCACCTGCAGCAACACCCGCGACTGCACGCCGGCCTCGCTCAACGCGCGCTCGACCCCCAGCATCGCCACCTTGATGATGTCGGCGGCCGAGCCCTGGATCGGCGCGTTGAGCGCCATCCGCTCGGCCATCTCGCGGCGCTGGCGGTTATCGCTGTTGAGGTCGGGCAGGTAGCGCCGGCGGCCCATGATCGTCTCGGTGTAGCCGGACACGCGGGCCTCAGCGACGACGTTGCGCAGGTAGTCGCGCACGCCGCCGAACCTCTCGAAGTAGGCCTCCATCTGCTCGCGCGCCTCGGCGGGCGTGATTCGCAGCTGCTGCGACAATCCGAAGGCAGACAGCCCGTAGGCAAGCCCGTAGGACATCGCCTTGATCCGCCGCCGCGTCTCGCCGTCGACATCTTTAGGCTCGATCCGGTACGCGCGTGCCGCGACAAACGTGTGCAGATCTTCGTTGGAGTTGAACGCCTCGATCAGCCCCGCATCACCGGAGAGGTGCGCCATGATCCGCATCTCGATCTGGCTGTAGTCGGCCGTCATCAACGACTCGAACCCGGCTCCGGGCACAAACGAGCGCCGAATCTGCCGTCCCTCGGCCGAGCGCACCGGCACGTTTTGCAGGTTGGGGTCGGTCGAGCTGAGCCGGCCGGTCGCCGCAATCGTCTGCTGGAACGTGGTGTGCACCCGGCTCGCGTCGTCGGCCAGCGGCATCAGCCCGTCGACCACGCTCTTGAGCCGACTGATGTCGCGGTGGCGCATCAGTGCGACGAGGAACGGGTGCTCAGTCTGCTCCAGCAATCCCTTCAACGCGTCTGCGTCGGTGGTGTAGCCGGACTTGATCTTCTTCGTCTTCGGCAGCCCGAGCTCGTCGAACAGCACGACCTGCAGCTGCTTGGGCGAGCCGAGGTTGATCTCGTGCCCGATGATCGAGTACGCCTCGCTCGCTACGTGTTCGACCTCGCCGCCGAACTGCTTGGACAGCTCCTGCAGGTAGTCGAGATCGACCGCGATCCCGCGGCCTTCCATCGTGGCCAGCATCTGCGCAAGCGGCAGCTCCATATCGGCCAGCAGTCCCGCGGCGTTGCGGTCGATCAGCTCGCCGTCGAGCACGTCGCGCAGCTGGCCGGTCGCGACGGCCCGCGAGATCTGCTCGGCCGCGATCGCCTCGTCGGCCTCGTCTTCTCCCCCGTCGAGCGTGAGCTGCTCGGCGCCGGCCTGCGCCTCGGTGTGCAGCTCACGGTGCAAGTACGCCGATGACAGCGCGCCCAGGTCAAAGGTGCGCCGGCCGGGGTTGACGAGGTACGCCGCGAGCGCGGTGTCCGAGACCAGCCCCGCGAGCTCCCAGCCGCGGGCGGTGATCGCCAGCAGCGGGCCCTTCACGTCATGCACGATCTTGGGCTGCTTCGCATCGGCCAGCCACTGCCCCAGCGCCTTGTCGTCGTCGGGATCGACCGTGTCGCTGGTGATATCGGCGTACGCCGTGGTGCCGTCGACGCTGAACGCGATCCCGGTCAGCTCGCCGGTGCCGCGGCCCCATGACCCGCGAAATGACACCGCGGTCGGCATACCGCTCGAGGCGTTGTCCTTCAGCCACGCGCCCATCTCGCCGGACGGGATCGTCTCGACGTCGATCTCGATCGCCTCGGCGACGGCCGGCTCGTCAGGGGCGAGTACGGCGTTGAGCCGGTCGCGGATCTGCCCACGGAACTGCAGCGTGTCGAAGATTTTGTTGACCGCAGGACCGTCGAGTACGTCGATCGTCAGCTGGCCGGGGGCGAGGTCGAGCTCAAGATCATCGCGCAGTTGGTTGAGCTCGAAGTTGCGCTGCACCGACGGGAGGTGATCGCGCAGTGACTGCCCGGCCTTGCCCTTGATCTGATCCAGGTGCTCGATGATCCCGTCAACGGTGTCGTACGCCGTCAGCCACTTGGCCGCCGTCTTCGGCCCAACGCCGGGGATGCCAGGCAGGTTGTCGCTGTCTTCACCGACGAGCGCCGCGAGGTGGCGGTAGCGGTTGGGTGGTACGCCGTACTTGTCCTCGACCGCCGGTGCGTCCATGCGGCTCAGCACCGACACGCCCTGCACCGGATAGAGGACCGTCACCTCGTCGCCGACCAGCTGGTAGGAGTCGCGGTCGCCGGAGCAGATCAGCACCTCCATGCCGTCGGCCCGTGCCTGCGCGGTGAGGGTGGCGATGATGTCGTCGGCTTCGTAGTTTTCCTTCGTCAGCCAGCGGATGCCCATCGCATCGAGGACGTCCTGAATGAGGCTGACCTGCCCCTTGAACTCGTCCGGGGACTTGCTGCGCCCGGCCTTGTATTCGGCGTACGACTCGGTGCGAAACGACACCCGCGACAGGTCGAAAGCGACACCGACATGGGTCGGCTCCTCGTCGCGCAGCAGGTTGATCAGCATCGAGGTGAAGCCGTAGACCGCGTTGGTCGACTGGCCGGTCGTCGTCACGAAGTTTTCGGCAGGTAGGGCGAAGAAAGCGCGGTAGGCGAGGGAGTGTCCGTCAAGAAGCAGAAGTCGTTGCGAGTTGCTCACGCCTGCGAGTCTAGGGTTGGGCCATGACATCCGAGGCAACCTACACCCCCACTCCGCCGCCGGCCGAGTGGGAAAACCGCACAACGCCCGACGGGCAGCTCAACGACAAGTGCGGCATCGAGGTCATCGACTTCAACCCGGCGCGTGTTGTCGCGACGATGCCGGTCGCCGGCAACCTGCAGCCCTACGGGCTGATGCATGGCGGGGCGTCCGCCGTACTCGCCGAAGCCGTGGGCTCGACCGCCGCGGTGCTGAACTCCGAACCGGGCACCGTCAGCGTGGGCACGCAGATCATCGCCACCCACCACCGCGCCGTACGCTCCGGGGTTGTCACCGCGGTCGCGACCCCACTGCACGTCGGTCGCACCTTGAAGACGTTCCGCGTGGATATCACCGACGAAGACGGCAAGCTGGTGTGTACGGCGCAACTGTCGGCCATGACGATGCCCCAAGCCCCCGGCGCCTAACCACGACATTCCACCACTTGCGGCAGGTTTGTGCTGGCTCTGAGGCCTGTAGCCAGCACAAACGTGCCGCAGGTGACGGAGTCTGTGGATAACTCGGAGTACGCCGACCTCCATCGCTCACAGTGAAGCGATGCGAAAAGACGCTTTCGACGCCAACGACATCGGGGCTCGACTCGATACTCCTGGAATCAGCACACGCGCCGAGTGGTTGGCCGCCGGGGCGAGCCGAGGGATGTTCGACGACGGGCGGCTCCACCAGGTGGTCCGCGGCGTTTGGGCGAGTACGACGGCCCTCGGCAAGCCACGCGAACTGCTCGACCGGCTCGGCCCTTTCATCTCACCCGATAGCGCTCTTAGCGGCTGGGCGGCAGCCCTGCTGCACGGCGTACGCGACGCCGGGCCGACGATGCGCACAACCAATCCCGAGCCCGTCCAGGTGTGTCAGCCGCGGTCGCAGCACCGCGCCCCACCCGGACAGTCAACCTTGCGAGTCGACATTCCTCCGCAAGAGTTCATCACGATTGCGGGAGTGAGGGTGCCTACCCTCGCGAGAACGGCGTACGACATGGTGCGGTTCAGCCGCGACCCGGAGGTCGCCGTCAAGCTCCTCGACTGCTTCTTGCACGACCTCAATCCCACGCCGTTGGAACGCCCGGCACTTGCCGAGATCGTGCAGTCACACCCACGTGCGCGCGGCAACCCTCGCGTCCGGGACGCGCTTGAGTGGTCCACATCCCGCACACGCTCGCCGGCGGAATCGCGAACGCGCTACCTGTGGCTGCGCGCCTTCGATTTGCGGCCGCATCTCATGCTGGTCAACCCGCTGCTACAGATCGAAGGTCTGATCGCCGAACTCGACCTTGTCGACCTCACGTCGGGGACTGTCCTGGAGTACGACGGCGGGCATCATGCCGATAGTCACCAGCGTGCACGCGATGCGCGCAAAGATGCCGCCGTACACGACCTCAAACTCACGATGTTGCGCGTCAACGCCCCGGATCTGCGTCGGCCACACGGTGTGCTCATCAACCAGTGGGGCAGGCGACGCGACCAAGCGAGGCGTGAGGGCGGAGCTCATCGGGTGGGGTGCCTCGTCGCGGACGGCGTCCTCCGCGAGCATCCGTTGAAGCGATATCCACAGGGTTGATCACCTGCGGCAGGTTTGTGCTGTCTTTAGGGCCTAGAGCCAGCACAAACGTGCCGCAGGTCAGCGGGTGCGGCGAGCGGATGAGTGGGGTACGGCGGGCGGCGGGGTTAGGCGACGCCGAGGTAGGCCTCCATGACGGCCGGGTCGTTTAGCAGGTCCTTGCCCGAGCCGGTCTTGGTGACGGTGCCGGTCTCCAGGATGTACGCACGGTTCGAGCGCGACAGCGCACCTTGGGCGTTCTGCTCGACCAGCAGGATCGTCGTACCCTCGGCGTTGATCTCACTGATGATCTTGAAGATCTGCTGGATGATCTTCGGCGCGAGGCCCAGTGAGGGCTCGTCGAGCATCAGCAGTTTCGGGCGTGACATGAGCGCACGACCGATCGCCAGCATCTGCTGCTCGCCGCCGGACATCAGCCCGCCGCGCTGCTCCTTGCGCTCGCCGAGGCGCGGGAACAGCTCGAAGATGTGCTCGACGAGGTCGTCGTACTCCTTCTTCGAGCCGACCTTCCGCGCAAACGTGCCCATGTCGAGGTTTTCCAGCACCGTCATGCCGGGGAAGATCCCGCGGCCCTCCGGCGCCTGGCAGATTCCCATGGTCACGCGCTTGTGTGGGGCGAGCTTGGTGATGTCCTTGCCCTCGAAGACGATCCGCCCCGTCGTGAGCGGCCGGATGCCGGAGATCGCCCGCATCGTGGTCGACTTGCCGGCACCGTTGGCGCCGATCATCGAGACGACCTCGCCCTCGTTGACCTGCAGATCGATGCCGTGCAGCGCCTCGATCGCGCCGTAGTTGACGACGACGTTTTCTAGCTCAAGCATCTTCATCCTCCTCGTCGGCATCGCCGGTGCCGAGGTACGCCGCGATGACGGCCGGGTTGGCGCGGACCTGCTCGGGCGTGCCCTCGGCGATCTTGCGACCGAACTCGAGTACGACGATCCGATCGGTCACGCCCATCACCAGGCGCATGTCGTGTTCGATCAGCAGCACGGTGTAGCCCTGGTCGCGGATCTCCTGGATCAGCCCCATCAGCTGCACCTTCTCGACCGGGTTGAACCCAGCCGCCGGCTCGTCGAGACAGAGCAGCTTGGGCTCGGTGGCCAGCGCACGCGCGATCTCCAGACGCCGCTGGTAGCCATACGGCAGCGACCGCGCCGGCTCGTTGGCCCGATCGGCGATGCCGACGAACTCCAGCAGCTCCATGCCCCGGTCGTAGGCGATCCGCTCTTCGCGTCGGTGCCGCGGTGAGCGGAATACGGCCCCGGCGATCGAGGTCTTGTGCCGGGCATCGACGCCGACGGCGACGTTTTCGAGCGCCGTCATCGAGGCAAACAGCCGGATGTTCTGGAAGGTGCGGGCAATGCCCATCCGGGTGATCTGGTTGCGCTTCATCTTGCGGATCGGCGTGCCGTCGAAGACAACCTGTCCGCTCGTCGGGGTGTAGACGCCGGTCATCGCGTTGAAGCAGGTCGTCTTGCCGGCGCCGTTCGGCCCGATAAGCCCGAGGATCTCGCCGCGCTTGATGTCGAAGCTCACCGAGTCCATGGCCTTCAGGCCGCCGAACTGCATTGTGACGTCCTGCAGGCTGACCAGCGTCTCGCCGACGCCAGCGTGCACATCACGCTCGAGGTGGATGTCCATCGCCGACTGGTCGACGTCGGTGAACGTGTCGACGGGGTGCTCGGCGTCGGGGGTCGCCGGGTTCGGCGCGCTCATCGTGCTCCTCCCACATCGGGATTGGTCGGGCCGTCAGGGTCGCCGTCCGAGGGCGGACGCTGCGGCGTCGCCCCGTCGCCAGACGGCGTTGCGCCACCCGACGTGGTCGCGCCACCCGACGGCGTTGCGCCACCCGATGGGCTCGCGCCGCCGGTCGGCCGGCTATCTGGCCGATCAACGGGCACCGGCAGGTCGTCGCCTGCCTTGCCATCGAGATCGCCTGGACTCTCGCGGTCGCGCCGACTTCGGCCGTCACCGCCCTCGGTCTTGTGCAGCGGCGACGTACCCGGCTCCACGTGCGTCGTCTCGCCGAGGTCGTCGGCGTCGGGTTCGACGTGTCCGGTAATCACCGGGTCGGTGACAGGTGGTACGTCGGGACCGGCCCCCATCAGGCGGTGGCGCGCCGGAAGGATGCCCTGCGGGCGGAACAGCATCAGCATGATCAGCACGGTGCCGAAGATGAGGTACTTGTATTCCGACAGTCCGGCAAAGCGGGCCGGGACGTAGGCCACGATGACCGCGCCGATGATCACGCCGAACTTGTTGCCCTGACCGCCGAGTACGACGGCCACCAGGAACAGCACCGAGGAAATCACGTCGAACTTCTGGTTGTTGACGAACTGGACCTGACCGGCCATGAAGGCGCCAGCAAGGCCGCCGACACCCGCGCCGAGCGCGAACGCCCACACCTTGTACTTGAAGGTCGAGACGCCCATGATCTCGGCGGCGTCTTCGTCCTCGCGCAGCGATATCCACGCACGACCGACCCGCGAGCGCTCAAGGTTGCGCGTCGCCAACAGCACCAGAGCAATGGCGACCATCAGCGCCCAGTACCACCAGACGCCGTAGTTCAACGTCTCGTTGTTTCCGGCGAAGAACGGCCCCTGCGGCCACGACTCAGTGGTGAAGGGCTTCGGGAACGCGATCTCCTTGAAGCCGGTCTGACCGCGCAGCAACGGAATGTTGTCAGCACCAAGGCGCACCAGCTCACCGAAGCCGAGCGTCACGATCGCGAGGTAGTCACCGCGCACGCGCAGCGTCGGGATGCCGAGGATGAGCCCGGAGATCGCGGTGATCACGATCGCGAACGGCACCGCCATCAGCCAGCCGGTCGACCAGAAGTCGCTCAGGTCGCTGCCGGGAGCAGTCAGCAACGCGACGACGTACGCGCCGATCGCGAAAAAGCCGATATAGCCCAGATCCAGCAGTCCGGCGAGCCCGACCACGATGTTCAACCCGAGCGCGATCAGCGCGTAGCGCGCGCATTCGGCGAGCACGAGCGAGAACGACGTCGGCCCGCCGGCGATGCCCGGCGGCTCGATGATCGGCAAGAAGATCAGCAGTACGACGAACGCGAGCGTGGCGAGGATCTTGACCGGCTTGGCCAGGTTGTCCCACCACCGCACGAGCGGGTTCGGGTGCGTGCTCTTGACCGGCTCGGAGGTATCGACGCGCTGAGAGGCATCAGTAGTAGTCATGTCCTACACCCGCGCCTTTCCAAGAGACTCGCCCAGGATTCCGGTCGGTCGGAACATCAAGATGAAGATCAGCAGGATGAAGGCGATCGCGTGCTTCCACTGATCGCCGATCAACGCCGAACCCCAGCTCTCAGCGACACCCAGCAGCAAGCCGCCGAGCAGGGCGCCGCGCAGGTTGCCGATGCCGCCGAGTACGGCGGCCGCAAATGCCTTGAGCCCCAGCAAGAAGCCGGCGTTGAAGACGAGTGTCTGCGGCACGTAGAGGCTGTAGAGCAGGGCGGCCGCGCCGGCGAGTACGCCGCCGAACAGGAACGTGATCATGATGACCCGCTGCGGGTTGACGCCCATCAGCGTCGCCGTCGTCTCGTCCTGCGAGACCGCGCGGATGCCGCGACCGAGCTTGGTGCGGTTGACGAAGATGTCGGCGATGATCATCATCACCACGGCCGCGCCCACGATCACCAGCTGCCGGTTGTCGACGTCGGCGCCGAAGATCGAGAACTGCACTTCGGGGCTGACGAGCTTGATCGGCGGTTCGGGTACGCCGCCGCGCCACACGAAGAAGATCTGCTGCAGCACAAAGGATGCACCGATCGCGGTGATCAAGAAGACGAACGGTGGGGCGCCCATCTTGCGTAAGCGGCGATAGGCCACGCGTTCGACGAGCAACGCTGTGCCGCCAGAGGCGAGCATCGCCACGAGCATCGCGGCAAACAGATAGACGATGGTGAGCGCGATGCCTTCGTCGTACGTGTCGGCGTTGGGTGTGAAGCCCATGGCTTGCAGCGCGAAGTACTGGGCAAAGAGCCCGACGAGGAAGACCTCGGAGTGGGCGAAGTTGATGAGGCGCAGTACGCCGTACACCAGCGTGTAGCCGATCGCGATCAGCGCGTAGATCGCGCCGACGGTCAGTCCGCCGAAGGTGTAGGAGGCGAAGTTGCGAAACAGCTTCTCGTAATCGAACGAGATCCAGTCGGCAGCGAGGATGGCCGACGAACTAGCGAGAATCAAGAGGGTTGCTCCGTAGCTGGGTTCGACGGAAGGGCCGGCGGTTGCGCCGATGCCCTACCAGCGAGTTCTGGTCAGCGGTCCGGGGTGCGTGAGGTTGTGCCCCACGCACCCCGGTCCCCTGTTGTGAGCCGAAGCCCGGCGCGAACTACTTAACTTCGTACATCCAGATGTTCGTCGCCTCGAGCTCGCCGGTGTCGCTCCACTTGTAGTTGCGAGCCAGACCCTGGCCGTCGTAGTTCTTCACGAACTCGAGCATCGCCTCGCGGGTCGTGACGCCGGAGTCAATGCCCTTGAGCATGATCGTGGTCAGGTCATAACCCTCGACGGAGTAGACGCCAGGAGCGGTGCCGCCGGAGACCTCTTCGTATTCGGATGCGAACTCGTCAGGAGCCGGACCACACGGGCACGACAGGATCGCGCCTTCGGACGCCGAGCCAGCGCCGTCAACGAACGCCGGGTCGTTGACGCCGTCGGCCGAGATGAACTTGCCTTCGAACCCGCCATCACGCAGCTGCTGCACCAGCGGTGCGGCCTCGGCGTAGTAGCCGGCGTAGAA
The nucleotide sequence above comes from Epidermidibacterium keratini. Encoded proteins:
- a CDS encoding ABC transporter ATP-binding protein, whose translation is MSAPNPATPDAEHPVDTFTDVDQSAMDIHLERDVHAGVGETLVSLQDVTMQFGGLKAMDSVSFDIKRGEILGLIGPNGAGKTTCFNAMTGVYTPTSGQVVFDGTPIRKMKRNQITRMGIARTFQNIRLFASMTALENVAVGVDARHKTSIAGAVFRSPRHRREERIAYDRGMELLEFVGIADRANEPARSLPYGYQRRLEIARALATEPKLLCLDEPAAGFNPVEKVQLMGLIQEIRDQGYTVLLIEHDMRLVMGVTDRIVVLEFGRKIAEGTPEQVRANPAVIAAYLGTGDADEEDEDA
- a CDS encoding ABC transporter permease subunit encodes the protein MTTTDASQRVDTSEPVKSTHPNPLVRWWDNLAKPVKILATLAFVVLLIFLPIIEPPGIAGGPTSFSLVLAECARYALIALGLNIVVGLAGLLDLGYIGFFAIGAYVVALLTAPGSDLSDFWSTGWLMAVPFAIVITAISGLILGIPTLRVRGDYLAIVTLGFGELVRLGADNIPLLRGQTGFKEIAFPKPFTTESWPQGPFFAGNNETLNYGVWWYWALMVAIALVLLATRNLERSRVGRAWISLREDEDAAEIMGVSTFKYKVWAFALGAGVGGLAGAFMAGQVQFVNNQKFDVISSVLFLVAVVLGGQGNKFGVIIGAVIVAYVPARFAGLSEYKYLIFGTVLIMLMLFRPQGILPARHRLMGAGPDVPPVTDPVITGHVEPDADDLGETTHVEPGTSPLHKTEGGDGRSRRDRESPGDLDGKAGDDLPVPVDRPDSRPTGGASPSGGATPSGGATTSGGATPSGDGATPQRPPSDGDPDGPTNPDVGGAR
- a CDS encoding branched-chain amino acid ABC transporter permease; this encodes MILASSSAILAADWISFDYEKLFRNFASYTFGGLTVGAIYALIAIGYTLVYGVLRLINFAHSEVFLVGLFAQYFALQAMGFTPNADTYDEGIALTIVYLFAAMLVAMLASGGTALLVERVAYRRLRKMGAPPFVFLITAIGASFVLQQIFFVWRGGVPEPPIKLVSPEVQFSIFGADVDNRQLVIVGAAVVMMIIADIFVNRTKLGRGIRAVSQDETTATLMGVNPQRVIMITFLFGGVLAGAAALLYSLYVPQTLVFNAGFLLGLKAFAAAVLGGIGNLRGALLGGLLLGVAESWGSALIGDQWKHAIAFILLIFILMFRPTGILGESLGKARV